The following nucleotide sequence is from Salvia splendens isolate huo1 chromosome 2, SspV2, whole genome shotgun sequence.
GTACATTTAGATTGTAGATAAAATGCCTCTACTAATCATATAAAAGAGAAAGTAGAAATTTAATGAATTGATAATAGAACTTTATTACTTCACCTTCTGTTATTCTGTAAATCGCGGTTGTTTTAAATTTCATTACTGACGAATAGTTAAAATTCTCTCTTTATAAGTGCGAAGAGGGTTGTGCTACTCTTTATTATTACTTGACTGCCTCAAGCACTTCAATTTTTGATTACTAACATAACAGTTACCGAGTATGTCTTATGCCATTGTATTGATACATTGATCATAAATTTTGGTCAGGGCGGTCAATGGTGATCAATGTGGAATACAATCAACTTGATCCATTGCTGAGAGCTTCAGGTTATCCTGATGGAGATGTAAACAATGAAACAGGATATTCTCCATTTCCAGGAAACATAAACCAAGTATGTATACATTGTCTAAGACTACTAAGCATATCCTTGTTATAATATCTCAGATGATCTAGCAATGTCAAGTGTGATGAGTCAGTCATACTGTCATATCAAATCATGCCGTTTTCACTATTGGCTATTATAATCTACCTTTGCATTTCAACTAATCTGAATATTTGATTAACCTTTCTTATACAGTTGATTTTTGAAATTGGCCCTTATCTGGAAGAACTTTCCAAAACTGGTGGTTCTATTAAGGAGTTCGTCAATCCAAAGTAAGCCATGCATCTCTTATATGCCTTTATATGTATTCTCTGCTTCAAGAGGGGCCTTCTGGTGTCTTGTGAACTTAATTCTACTAGTATTAAATCTAATGTCTTCTAGAGCTAGTAGCAATTATGCCTTACCAAATTGCAATTTCTACCTCATTTTTGTGCTCCATCTgataaaatagaaatgaaataaTCTAAAATGAGTTCGTTAGATTCTTTCGTTATGTCGGGCTTAGTGAATCAATAATTTTCATAGACACGGaacttaaaaaacaaataaatgacCATGAGACTCATGAATGCAGTTGTCTTATCAATGAAATTCGATCTTCGTCTATCTGCAATGGGTTATCTTGACTGGTCTAGTGATCCACCAAGCATGGAAATTGCTATGACTTATTCTTGTCCTAGTTTATGAGCTGCTAATGATTTACTGTCTGCTTCAGATACAAAGATTCTACTAAAACTGTTTTCAAATCATCAACTCGGCTTGAATGTATGATGCAAGATTATCCTAAAACTCTGCCACCTTCAGCTAGAGTTGGATTTACTGTAAGCATAACCTCTAAATTCCAATTTGGCTTGAAATTTAAACTTTGTTCTGTGTATACTCTGCTCGAagttctgttttttttttcatgccGAATACATGTTTATACAACTCAGGTAATGGAAGCTTGGTTTGCTTATGCACCTGTCAAGAATAATCCCGAGGATGCTGCTAAGGTACGGCTATACTTTTGTTAGTTTGTACTTATTGATAATCAATTCTCTTTACTAATTATTAGTCTATCTTCAATGATTTTTCCTTGCAGAGGCGCTATAACAAAATATGGTGTTTTTTCATGCATGATATATTTAAACTTTTGAAATTGTTTTTGGATCTTGTGTTTGTGCGTTTCAGGTACCTAAGGGCAATCCATATCACAGTGCTACTTCTGGTGAGATGGCTATATATAGGGCAAATAGCCTTATTTTGAGAAAGGTAATATACTGAAAACTCCTACAAATACGAAGATTTATATGAAAACTTGTTTCCTATACCATATAGTACTAACAAAGTGCATACCTTTGAACTTCTTTCCTCTACCAATTACGTCATGAATGTATCACTTTTTCACCAGATGGTTGTTTCTCATTGTTGGCATTTTTGAAACATCATTATATGTTTTTAGGAGACAGAACTCTATGATTCAAAAAGATGTTTATTGGAGTGTTCTAGTTCTTTTAGACTCTTCTCATTGATGAAGTAGATTTCTTTTCTTCCTTACCCTTCTAGCAATGGCTTGTTGTGTATCTCAATGTTTGGGTTTGTAAATCTCTGTCCAACAACAGttttttcttgaaaatacatCGAACATCAGTTTACTTATATGATTGCTTGCATGTTGTATTAGACTACGTGTTAGgatttttttctctaattttgTATGCATACCAAGAGAAACAATGTCTTATACATAACTGGATTTGCTATTTGTCATCACCCATAACTATAAAATATCTCCACTGAACAAAAGAATCAAAGCTCTTCTCGTTGCCAGTGCTTTGTTTGAGATGCAATTGAACATGTTTTCCATTAACAGGTTGGTGTCAAGGTGGATGATCCAGTTCAAGATGTATTCAACGGGCAGGAGGTGGACGTATGGCCTCGTATTGCATGGAAACCTAAATGGGGGCTTACATTCTCAGATATCAAAAGCAAAGTCAACGGAAACTGTTCCATTACAGGAAGATCCACCATTGCATTAAAGGGCCAAAGCATCTTTCTCCAGGATCTTGCCTTGGATGGAGCTCTAATTATCGATGCTGCTGACGGTGCTGAGGTAATGTTTACTCTAAATCTGACAATGGCCAACAACAGCGGCCCTTATTTACCGGGCATTCTCTCAACAGGTTAAAGTGGGAGGCAGCGTGCACAACGCGGGATGGACCATTGAAAAAGTTGATTTCAAGGATACTAAAGTGCCGGAAGAAGTGAGGATCAGAGGTTTCAAAATGATCAAAGGGGAGCAGTTGGAGAAAACATACAAAGAGCCCGGAAAGTATTCGTTAAGCCCTTGAGATAAATAGAGGTCTGTCCACAACTGCTTGCATGATTCAATCTTACTTTAGTATGATTTTTGTAACATTATATCGAATAAAGTTATTGCCTTATTGGGGCTTCTGATTCATGCTTCTGAGTTCGGAACATTGAATAATGGGAGAAAATAACAGTAGTTTAGATCCAATTTCTGTGATATTTCATCATTTTCGTGTGCCTTACATTTATGCTCCACTTGTTTATAATAAGTCTAATTTTCCTTGCGTAATCGTGATGTTTGTGATTGATTTCGTTTACTAGTTGTGATTCACTCATTTTTCTTGTTTGAATTCTACGTTATATCGAATTTCCTAGTAGAGTTAAATATCTAAAAGTCTTCAAGTTTGATTAATTGATTATTGTTGAATTCGACCTTGATTTTTGAAATTCAAGACTTggaactttttttaatttttaattttagaaaattcaAGACTTGGAAGTTTATTTTAACTTGATCGAATCTAAACTAGCATAATAAATTGTAACTTTGACAATGTTCTTGGCCTGAAACTCGTAGGAAAGAAACAtgaaaaataatgatatttcTTTCAAATTAACGTTTATTATATTTGATTGAAATGTCTTATATCATATGTATCAATATTGGTTATTGGATGTATTACTATGTTATCTGCATTACATAAATTATGATAAGAGTGTTTAATTATTGGAGTACTATAATAGTTTTAtccattttaatattattattgttacaatatatatagaaataaagTATATCAACTTATTAACCCTCCAAATAACTCAAATCACTAATTTATTAGTTGGACGTCGTAAGTATATCTCTTATATGCCAATAAGCTAATGATGGGTTAGTCATTATTAAATCAATACGTATGTATAGTCTACTTGTGTTTTGTTTCAACTAATGATCAACATGTAGAGTGAAAGAAAACATCCTCCTTAAACTGATCACACATTTGACAAATACATTTTGAGAAAGTATGTTATAAAGGATTAGTATGGACTTATGAGTCTTGTCCTTctcattattataaaattaatgtttTTATACTATTGGATCAGTTCAAACACAAAATAAGGGTAATCTTGACTAACCAAATATATTAACTACTCTAATCATTTGTAATAGGAAAGATAATATTGTAAGTAAAATCGTTAtaagaccatctccaaccatacTTCAAAAATGAGTTTTTGTGTAGAAATCTTCTTCAATCATATACTAAACCTAAATccatttttggtgttttttgcGAAACAACACTAAATATGGTgtaattgcaaaaaaaatttgagacaaaaactcaaaaatggtgtaaattttgaatttggtgtaaatggttaggggtgggaaattatacagaaataccgaaataccgaacttaccgtaccggaaaaatatcgaaaataccaatttttcggtataccacagtttccggtacggtatgataccgtaccgcagtgtttcggtacggtaacggtatcaaattTTCTATatcgcggtataccgaatccacggtataccggtataccgaatccacggtataccggtatatcgatagattattattatatatatgtatatatatatattaatattaaatatgttataatatatatattacattatatatatattatattaaaaaattttaaaaatagaattatCTAATCTCTATAATTctataccggaaattcggtacggtatcggtatggaaTTTTATCATACCGTAATTTCCGGTACcgtatgcggtatggcacggtcggtacggtataccgtaccgacccacccctataaatggttggagtaaaactaTTTTTTGGTGTGTCGTATACTcgaaaatgagtttgagtttggtgtaaatgattgGAGATGGTCAAAGGGTATTGTCGAATAACATGTGGCTCGTCCATTCTTAACCAAATGATCAAGTGAGCGATCTCTGCCTAGATATGGAGCCGCCTTAAATCCTTGATTGGACTAGATATTCCATCTTTCGAGGTGCCTACAAATTAGTACGTGTCTGGCGGCGGATACACTTGGTCTCAGCGGCGGATCTAGGTGGGGTCgggcggggtcggccgaccccaccgccggCCAACTAAGACCGGGGAGCTCCACTAGTTCCGGCCTTTGAAGTTGCCACCGACCCCATGGTGCGTTGGAGCGGGAAAGAGAGCCGTCACGATTCTTGGTGTCATGTGTGTGCGAGACGAGAAATTCATAGACAGAGAGAGGAGTTATTTTAATATTTGAGATGGGGGATTTGAAAATTTGAGTTGCAGAGAGTGAAAACTGAAAATAGATTGAGAAGAGGGAACGAAGacgataaaaatgaaaatactcATTGTGGGACCTGACTTTTGATTTGTTAATATAGGACTATTATCTCTTTTGTTAAAAGCGTATTATAATATTCAAAATTACCAAAatagttttaatatttataagtcactcaaattaactattttataagtaattaattaactgTGATGGCCTCTAGTATCAAATTAATACCTAGAAATTTAATTACTATTTTTTCATATAATGGATAGataattttttatacatatctatcttatttattaaaatgaataaaaatatatgatttcataatattaaaaggtTCTTTTAATAATtccataatattttaattagttacgAAATGCACCATATTATTTTTGTGGAATTTAAACAAATCACAAATAACAATTTTAAATGTCGATATATTTGTCCTATCTTACTACTCCTTATTACTTTAGCAATGAACTAGAAAAAGGATACAAGGTTATTTAAGGCGAGTTGCTATTTCTAATCCATGTATCACGACAAAGTATTAGGCATGAAAAGAACAGTTTAGATGTTGATAATATTTGCGGATTTGATTACTTTAGTAAGATTTATGAAGACGACAGCAAAGGAGAAAGCATCAAAGACGAAAAGGATGCCATCAGAGTTgagaaatatttaaaatattcttTACTACATCCGACCCTACGAATTTCatttcctggatccgccattgcttGGTCTAATACTCAAAAAaagcaataaataaaaaaatctaatctAATTATtgcttttttattattattattattattattatctataaatctGTAGAATTTTCATCAAATTGAGGATAGATTCTTACATTATAGGGTTCCGCGTGAGAGATTTTATAGGTCGCAACCCATGATTTATAGTCCAAACCATGTATTTAGGATACTTAGGATCCTATAGATTCTGTTCTTTTGTCATTTTACATtacttaaaattttattttattttatttccattttagccTAATTTAATACAGTTTTCTTTGGAGGGAGGGAGGCCTAATTTGACATAGTTAATACGTATGAAATGGTAAACCCTTTTTTCATACACTAATCTTGAGACTGATCAGAGGGGATTTGAGATtcattttaaacttttattgtACGTGTGAGCAAATTCTCTCATTGATATTTATCTTAAATGTATGTTTATTCAAATtatattcatttaattaatactccgtATGAGTTTTGAAATTAGATAcgcatctatatatatatatatatatatataatatcaaAATTAATATGTACTATATATACACCACCCTTTTTTATCGttatattatgatttttacTCTGTATATATGTTACTTAATTActatactactccattttctaTAGAATatctaattataattaattataattaattaatattacatCTTACAAAACATTTTTTCAACATCATACTCGCACATCGTGCAAGTGAAATTTCCACCACATCTCACTTTCTCAAAGTTCTTGAATATTCCGAACTAGAAAAACATAGtaacaaacaaaaaatagaaTGAAACAGCTATTGAAAATCCCCTTTACCATTCTCCAACACGATTCCAAgaaattttataaattgtaGTCACAATCACGCCAAAATTGTACTCCTATTCTTCACCAAAATTCGACCTTAAAACACTGGGTACGACCACCGATGTGATTCAGACCACATCATCCTTGGTTAGATGTGGATTATGCTGTGAAAACATAGAGATATAAACACCTCTACTCTAGTTGGACATAATACAATCCAATAAAGAATACAAAAATTGCATAGAAATAAActctaataaaaatattaaaaaaaactataaacccattaaaaaaaacttaaaaattgaGACATAATTACTTGCACtgggaaattttaaaaaataacaataatttagaACGCAAAAAAGTGTCCATAAATTAAGGATAAATGAACTTAATTGTGcttaaatttttgtttttttttaaatgctttcatttgcattttctaattttagttgggacataTTGTAAACAAATATTCTACTTTGAACATAAGTGCTGCTCCACATGTAAGTCGTCAAATGACCGTTATACACGCATTCGAAATCTTCAGATAAAAACACTTAGATTTTCAACGCTCTCTCTCCCTTCATATTATATAAACCATCTGTCTCACATTAGCCTCTCACAACTCcaaaattcaatcaatcaaacGAGAATCTTCTTCTGATTTGTTCTTCTTCAATTACATTTACTGATTTACATATGTCTCCAATCAGCTCAGACGATCTCCACAGAATCTTCAAAAACTTGGACAAGAAAAACAAAGGAGTAGTCGGCATTGAGGAGCTgcaccacctcctccaccaaATCGGCATCCACACCGCTCCCGATGAGCTCCAGAAGCTCGTCGGCCGGGAGAGCCTCGACTACATCGAGTTCCTCTTCTTCTATGAGGCCATGGTCAAGGCCCGCACATCAGAACACGAACATGAACAAGACCTGCTGAAGGCGTTTGAGGTCTTCGACCTGAATGGGGACGGCTACATTTCCGGCGAGGAGCTGCAGAGCGTCCTCTCCCGGTTGGGGTTACTCGAGAAGAGCGGCGACGACTGTAAGGACATGATCAGCGTTTACGACCGTAACTCCGATGGGGTTTTGGATTTTCATGAGTTCAAGAATATGATGTTGGTTTCTCCCACTTCTGATCCTGATC
It contains:
- the LOC121771684 gene encoding probable calcium-binding protein CML44, with product MSPISSDDLHRIFKNLDKKNKGVVGIEELHHLLHQIGIHTAPDELQKLVGRESLDYIEFLFFYEAMVKARTSEHEHEQDLLKAFEVFDLNGDGYISGEELQSVLSRLGLLEKSGDDCKDMISVYDRNSDGVLDFHEFKNMMLVSPTSDPDHV